Below is a genomic region from Caulobacter rhizosphaerae.
CCCCTGACCGGCTCGCTGGTCCATAGCGGTTCGATCAGCGTCACCGGCGACCGCAGCTACGGGATCCATACCACCGGGACGATCAGCGGCGGCCTGACCAGCAACGGCTCGATCAGCGTGCTGGGCGGCGGCAGCGTCGGCCTGGCGGTCGACGGTGACGTCGGCGGCGCGGTGGTCATCCAGGGCTCGGTCTATTCGACCGGCTACCGGGTCACCTCGCGCTATTCCGATCCCGCCGACGAGGCCCTGCTGGACGCCGACGACCTGCTGCAGGGCGGCGGCGGCGTGAAGGTCACGGCCGACGTGGCCGGCGGCGTTCTGCTGGACGCGCCGCCCACCGACACCAACGATGACACCTCCGACGACGAGGACGGCGACGGCGTCACCGACAGCAGCGAGGGCACGGCCTCGGTCACCGCCTACGGCTCGGCCCCGGCCCTGCGGGTCGGTTCGGACACCCGCGCGGTGACCCTGGGCGCGGTCGGGACCGGCGACGACGCCTACGGCCTGATCATCAGGGGCTCGGTGACGGCGGCCGGCGTCCATGACGGGATCAGCGCCACCGGCGTCCAACTGGGCGGCGACACGGGGCTGTCGACGATCGTCACCGGCGGGGTGAGGCTGACCGGCTCGATCTCGGCCAGCGCCTACGAGGGCGACGCGGTCGGGCTGAAGCTGAACGCCGGCGCCACGGCCGACACCCTGTGGAACACCGGCTCGCTCGCCGCCTCGGTCACCGGCGACACCGCCGTCACCGCCAAGGCCCTGAGCATCGCGGCCGGGGCCGGCATGACCAGCGTGACCAACGCCGGGACGATCAGCGCCACCGTCGCCGGCGAGGGCGGGTCGTCCTACGCCATCATCGACGACAGCGGCGGGCTGAAGACCGTCACCAACACCGGCAGGATCACCGCCTATGTCGTCGCCACCGACGATGAATACGACACCGACGACACCGACACCGACGCCAGCAACGAGGTCGTCTACGGCACGGCGACGGCCATCGACGTCTCGAAGAACACCACCGGCGTGACCATCGTCCAGAGCGGCGTCAATGACGGCGACGACGGCGATGACGGGGTGGCCGACGCCGACGCGGACGGCGACGGTGTGGACGACGCCGACGAGCCGCTGATCCGCGGCAGGGTGCTGTTCGGCTCCGGCGCCGACAGCCTGTCGATCCTGAACGGCGGCCTGATCGGCGACGTCTCGTTCGGCGCGGGCGCCGACCGCCTGACCATCGACGGCACGGGCTACATGATCGGCGCCCTGACCGACAGCGACGGCCTGTTGGATATCCGGATCGGCGACGGCTCGCTGGGCCTGACCAACACCGAGACCATCAAGGCCACCAGCCTGACCCTGGGCGCCGACAGCACGCTGGTGTTCTCGATCGACCCCACCGCCGGGACCCAGACCAAGCTGGTGGTCGACACCGCCACGATCGAGACCGGCGCCACCCTGGGCCTGAACTTCAAGAGCCTGCTGACCGCCCCGACTACCTATACCGTGATCCAGGCCGGCAGCCTGATCGCCGGGACGATCAACCAGGACCTGCTGGGCCACACCTCCTACCTGTATGTCGCCAACGCCTATGCCTCGGGCAACGACATCGACATCGACGTGCGGCGGCGCACGGCCTCGGAAGCTTCGATGTCGCGCAGCCAGACCAGCGCCTATGACGCGGTGTTCGCGGCCCTGTCGAACAACACCGACGTCGCCGGCGCCTTTCTGAACCAGAGCACCCGCGACGGCTTCTTCAACCTCTATGACCAGATGCTGCCCAGCCAGGGCGAGGGGCTGTTCTCGGCCCTGCAAACCGTGCAGCAGCAGATCTCGGCGGCCACGGCCAACCGGCCAGACCTCGGCGACCGCTACGGCCCCGACAGCGTCTGGGTGCAGGAGATCAACGCCTTGGTCCGCCGCGAGGATGGGGACACCCAGGGCTCCGACACCCAGGCCCTGGGCATGGTGGCCGGCTACGAGGCCATGGGCGACGCCGGCGGGGCGCTGGGGGTCACCCTGGCCGCGGTCAGCCTGGAAGAGCACGACACCGTAGCCAAGGCCGGCGAGAAGACCACCGCCTCAATGCTGCAGGCCGGCCTCTACTGGCGCCGGTCGGTCGGCGGCTGGCGTTTCAACCTGGGCGGCGGGGTCGGCTACAGCCGCTTCAACGGCGACCGGACCTTCCTCAGCGAGGACGTCGACGGGAACGGCGCGGCGGACGTCAAGCTGACCAACACCGCCGCCTGGAATGGCATGGTCGCCAACGCCTTCGCGGGTCTGGCCTACGAAGCGCGACTGGGCGAGGTCTATCTACGGCCCGAGGCTCGGCTGGACTATGTCTGGCTGTGGGAAGGCGAGCGCAAGGAGCATGGCGGCGGCTCGGGCTTCGACCTGACCGTGGCTTCGCGGCAGGCCGACAACCTCAGCGGCGACCTGGGCCTGGTGCTGGGCAGGCAGTACGGCAAGGACGTCTGGGTGCGGCCCGAGCTGCGGGTCGGCTATCGCCAGACCCTGGCCGGGGCCATGGGCGACACCATCGCCAGCTTCGCGGGCGGGACGCCGTTCACCCTGGCCGCCTCTGGCGACGAGACCGGCGCGGTCACCCTGGGCTTCGCCCTCCGCGCCGGCTCGAACCTGTCCTACCTGGCCTTGGAAGGCGGGGCCGAGGCCTCGCGCAAGCAGACCAAGTACACCCTGCGGCTGAGCGGAAGGGCGATGTTCTGACCATGGACAAGCGCATCCTGATCCTCGACGGCGACCCCGTCGCCCGCCACGACATGACGGGGCTTCTCTCCGGCTACGGTCTGACGGCCTTGGGGGCTGGAAGCGCCCACGAGATGGAGCAGATCCTGCGCGAAACCCAGGTCAACCTGGTGATGCTGGACATGATGCTGCCCGACGCCTCGGGGCTGTCGGTCTGTTCGCGCCTGCTCCGCCTGCCCGCCCCGCCGGCGATCATGGTGGTCTCGGACTCCGGCGAGGAATGCGACGTCGTGGTGGGCCTGGAGTTCGGGGCCGACGACTATGTGGTCAAGCCTTACCGCCCACGCGAGCTGCTGGCCCGGGTCAGGGCGGTGCTGCGCCGCCACGACGACGCGCGCCATGACGAGTCGGCCCGCGCGACCCCGGCCGTCTATGGGTTCGACGGCTGGCGGCTGAATGTCGCCACCCAGGACCTGTTCGATCCGCGCGACCGGCCCGTGCCGCTGTCGACCGCCGAGTTCCTGGTGCTGTGGGCGCTGGTCGACAAGCCCAACCAGGTCCTGACCCGCGACGCCCTGCGCCAGGGCCCGCCCGACGCCCATGCCCGACCGGCGCCGCAGCAGGTCAATGTCGCCATCAGCCGGTTGAGGAGCAAGCTCGACCGCATCGACGGCGGCGCCGGGCTGATCCGCACCATCCGCCACCTGGGCTACATCTTCGCGGCCCGCGTGGAGCGGGTGGAGGGCTGAGACCCGCTCGCCGCCCCGCCTCGGATGTCGGGCCGACGATCTAGGCCGCCGCCTGCGCCGGCCGGTACCGCGTGGCGTCGGTCACGTATTCGGCATGGCCGTAACGGACCAGCAGTCGGCGCACCCGGCGTTCCAGAACGGCGTCGGCCGCCCGGCGCAGACCCGGAACCTGGAGCGCGACGTCGAAGGCTGCCATCCGCATCGTCACGCCCACGGCCACCACCGTGAAGACCAGCCGGTCGGCCAACCCGACCTCGACGCCCATTCGCGCCGCCGCCGCCCGGTCGCCCCGCATGAAGTGGCGCAGAAAGAAGGCCTTGGCGAAACGCCGTTCGACACGGTCGTGCAGGCGGTTGGGCAGGGAGCGGTCGGGCGGCAGGTAGGCCGCCAGGGTGGCGCGGATCAGCGCGCCGCAGGTTTGGTCGTCGAAGCCTTGGCGCAGGGTGGAGTCGCGGGCGGTCATGGTCCGCACGATCCCCTCGGGCGTGTCGGCCAGCAGGTCGCGCGGCAGGCCCAGCAGAAAGCAGCGGTAGCGCGCCAGCTCGACCTTGGCCCGCTCCTGGGCGGTGAACCGGCGGCGGCCCTGGCGCAGCATCTTGAACGCCATCAGGTAGATCGGGATCAGGCCGGCCGGCATCTGATCGACCTGGGGGATCGGCACGCCGTAGACCGACGCGTCCCAGCGACCCGACCGCAGCGCATTGAACCGCACCATCGAGTGCATCAGCCGCACCATGGCCGCCGCCTTGAACCCGGCGCCGTGGCGCTCCAGCGCGCCGGGCAGCACCGTGGTGGTGAAGAAGGTCGCGGTCTCGTTGACCCGCCGGGCGGCGCTGGCGTTGGTCAGGGTCCCGGTCAGGGCCATGGGCAGGGCCGAGTATTTGTTCAGGAAGGTGGCCACGAATGCGCTGCGGATCGCGAACGGCGCCAAGTGGGCCATGACGTTGAGCTCCAGCCGCGCCCCCTCGCGCACCAGGTCCATGTCGATCCAGTCGGGCCGGGCCTCCATGTCGGCGATGAAGGCGGCCAACTGCGGCGGCGCCGAGGCCACCGCCTCGACGCCGTGCTCGCAGGCCGCGACCAGCATGTCGATCAGCCGGCGAAAGCCGTATTGCGGGATCAGGGCGGCATAGGCGTCGGCGACCACGTCGCCCAGCATCGTATAGGCCTGGATCCGGTCCAGGTCGTCCTGGGTCACCGCCACGCCCAGCGGCGCGCGGTCGCGCACCACGGCCTTGGAGGCGTCCAGCGTGAAGCGCTCCGGCGCGGCGTCGAAATCGACGGCGCCGTACAGCGCCGGCAGCAGCGTCTTCTGCGACGCCACCTTGGCGCGGACCTGGTCGATGGAGAGGCTCATCGGCGCTCCTGAGCTTGCCGCCGCGACGGGCGGCTCTGGTGTCGGCGCAAAGGTTATGTAAGCGTCGTTCAGGTTCCTACTCGCCTTCTCGCGACGTGGGTCGGGCGCCGCACCAGGGGTGGCAAGTGACTGAAAGACAACGCAGAACGCCGCGTCAGGCCCGCTCGGAATCGACGATCGACGCGATCCTGGACGCGACCTTTCAACTTCTCGAGGCCGACGGGATCGACCGGCTGACGACCAATCGCATCGCCGAACGGGCCGGGGTCAGCATCGGCACGCTCTACCAGTACTTCGCCGGCAAGCACGACATCCTGGCCGCACTGGCCCAGCGCCGCGCCGCCAGCGTCCGTGACGCCATCGCCGAGACGGTGATCGAGCGCCCGGACATCGGCAGCGTACGGGCGATCGTCCGGTCTCTGATGAAGGGCGTGGAGGGCTCGCCCGCCACCGGCCAGGTGCTGTTCGAGGCCCTGTTCCAGAAGGGCAAGGACGGGATGCTGGCGCACCACCACCAAGCCTTCCTGGCGGCCATCGCCGGCCGGGCGCGGCTGGAGATCGCCTTGACCAACGAGTCGGCCTTCGTCCTGACCCACGCCGCGGTTGGCCTGCTGCGCGCCGCGGCGGCCGAACCCGACCTGGCGCTGGATCCGGCCAAGCTGGAGGACGAACTGGTCCGGCTGATGGAAGCCTATGTCGCGGCGCTGGCGCAGGGGCCGCGATAGCCCCCGGCCTTTTGGGGCGCGCCGCCCGCACGGCGCGAATGTTTCGCTCCAATGCCGTCCTGTTTCGGCCCGATACAAACCGGCGCCAAAAAGGACGCGGGGAAGCCTGACAGTCCGGATCTCCGCGCCGCTTCGCCCATGGCCAAGGTCCAGGCGCGAACATAATCTGGCTGTATGTCCGCCGTCATGACCCTGAACGCCCTCGCCGAGACCGCCACCGTCCTGCTGGTCGAGGACGACGACGTCCTGCGCGCGGAGATGGCCGGCTATCTGGCCGGCCAGGGCTATACCGTGCGCCAGGCCGCCGACGTGCCCGCGGCCCGCCAGGTGCTGGAGACCCGTCCCATCGACGTGCTGGTGCTGGACGTCAACCTGCCGGGCGAGAACGGCCTGTCGCTGTGCCGCCAGGTGTCGGGGACCGACGGGCCGGCGATCCTGCTGCTCAGCGCCCTGGGCGACCCGGTCGACCGCATCGTCGGGCTGGAACTGGGCGCCGACGACTACGTGGTCAAGCCGATCCCCCCGCGCGAGCTGCTGGCCCGGGTCAAGGCCCTGCTGCGGCGCCGGGCGGGCGGCAAGGGTCCGCGCAGCCACGTGCGGCTGTTCGCCGGCTTCCGCCTGGACGCCGCCGCCCGCCAGCTGACCGCGCCCAACGGCGTGCTGCTGCTGCTGACCCCCGGCGAGTTCACCATCCTGTCGACCCTGGCCGACCATGCCCGCTCGGTGGTGTCGCGCGACGAGCTCCTGACCATCATCGCCGGCGAGACGGTCGAGAACCTCGGCCGCCGTGTCGACCTGCATATCAGCCGCCTGCGTCGCAAGATCGAGGCCCAGTCCGAGCAGCCCCTGATCCGCACCTATCGGGGCATGGGCTACATGCTGGACGCCAAGGTCACGCTGGAGTGACGGCCTGGGGACGCCTTGCGGGAAGGGTCTTCCCGCGCCGGTGGCCCAGCCCGCCAATCGCCGTCCAGGTGATGGCCCTGCTGCTGGCCGGGCTGGTGGCGGCCCAGACGGTGACCCTGGGGTTGACCGTGCTGCTGCCGCCGGCCCCGCCGATGCACCACAGCCTGGCCGACATCGCCGCCGGCCTGCGCGGGGCCGTGCCCGACGACGACGCAGACCGCCCCCTGGTCCGCACGGTCGAGACCCAGCCGCCCAGCCTGCAGAGCCCCGGCTGGGTGGCCTCCGAAGCCGCCCGCGCCGACCTCGCTCGCCTGCTGGACGCGCCGCGCGACGACGTCCGCCTGCTGTTCTACGCCCCGCCGCCGTTCGCCGGCGCCGAGAGCCGCCGCCCCGGACGCTCGCCTCTAGCCCTGCTGCTGACCACCTACGCCGAGGCTCAGACCCTGCCGCCGGGCCTCGGGCCGGGCGGGATCGGCGGTCCGGGCGACGGCATGGGGCCGATCGGGCCGGGAATGGGCGGCGTCCAGATCCGCCAGGGCTTTCCGTCCGACGGAGGGATGCGCGCCGCCACCGGCCAGCGCGTCTTCCAGGCCGGCGACCCGGGCGGCCAGCGGATCTTCAGCTATTCCCCGTCCGCCGCGGCGGCCGGGCGCTCGGCTGACCCGCTATTCGCCGCGCCGTTCCGTTCGCGGGCGACCACGGCCCTGCCCGACTCGCTGCGGGGACCGGCCCCGCCCGCCCCGCCCCTGGATCCGGTCGCCGACGCCGTCGCCCGCGAGCCGACCCTGAAGCGCCCGCCGCCGCCCCAGCCCCTGACCGCGGCCGCTCCGGTCGTCGAGCCTGTCCAGGCCGCGCCGCACGTCGCCCTCCCTGCGCCCTCGCCAACGCCGGCCAAGCCCCAGCCCGGGCCCGAGCCCGAGGCGACGGTCGGCCGCCCGCTGGCCGCGCCGGCGGCGCGCAGCCTGTTCGGCCTGGCCCCGCCGCCCTTCATCGAAGGCGACTTCGTGGCCGCCCTGCGCGTCGGTCCAAACCAGTGGGCGACCCTGCGCCCCCGACCCGAGGCCTTCCCCAACAGCTGGCAGCGCCGGGTGCTGATGTGGTTCGCCCTGTCCCTGGCGGTGGTGGCGCCACTGGGCTGGATCTTCGCCCGCCGTCTGGCCGCGCCCCTGGCCGGCTTCGCCGCCGCCGCCGAGCAGTTGGGCCGCGACCCGGCCTCGCCAGTCATCGTCGCCGACGGTCCCGCCGAGATCGGCCGCGCCGCCCGGGCCTTCAACGCCATGCAGGGACGTCTGAGCCGCTACATCACCGATCGCACCGCGATGATCGGCGCCATCTCGCACGACCTGCGCACGCCCCTGGCCCGCCTGCGCTTCCGCCTGGAGCGCGCCTCGCCGTCGCTGCGCCGCGAGATCGGCCAGGACCTGGACCAGATGGAGGCGATGATCACCTCGGTGCTGGCCTTCATGCGCGAGGACGCCGAGGCCGGCGCCCGCC
It encodes:
- a CDS encoding ATP-binding protein, with protein sequence MALLLAGLVAAQTVTLGLTVLLPPAPPMHHSLADIAAGLRGAVPDDDADRPLVRTVETQPPSLQSPGWVASEAARADLARLLDAPRDDVRLLFYAPPPFAGAESRRPGRSPLALLLTTYAEAQTLPPGLGPGGIGGPGDGMGPIGPGMGGVQIRQGFPSDGGMRAATGQRVFQAGDPGGQRIFSYSPSAAAAGRSADPLFAAPFRSRATTALPDSLRGPAPPAPPLDPVADAVAREPTLKRPPPPQPLTAAAPVVEPVQAAPHVALPAPSPTPAKPQPGPEPEATVGRPLAAPAARSLFGLAPPPFIEGDFVAALRVGPNQWATLRPRPEAFPNSWQRRVLMWFALSLAVVAPLGWIFARRLAAPLAGFAAAAEQLGRDPASPVIVADGPAEIGRAARAFNAMQGRLSRYITDRTAMIGAISHDLRTPLARLRFRLERASPSLRREIGQDLDQMEAMITSVLAFMREDAEAGARQRVDLRSLLECVIDEAEVTGGDVALEPGEPAEVEVSVLGLQRVFANLLDNAVKYGDSARVALHVEGDETVVEIRDSGPGLEPEDLERVFTPFYRGVEARGSSKQGVGLGLSSARSIIRAHGGDIRLSLPGEGLLVQVRLPLVGTAEVRPPARLQAAE
- a CDS encoding response regulator, yielding MSAVMTLNALAETATVLLVEDDDVLRAEMAGYLAGQGYTVRQAADVPAARQVLETRPIDVLVLDVNLPGENGLSLCRQVSGTDGPAILLLSALGDPVDRIVGLELGADDYVVKPIPPRELLARVKALLRRRAGGKGPRSHVRLFAGFRLDAAARQLTAPNGVLLLLTPGEFTILSTLADHARSVVSRDELLTIIAGETVENLGRRVDLHISRLRRKIEAQSEQPLIRTYRGMGYMLDAKVTLE
- a CDS encoding TetR/AcrR family transcriptional regulator, which translates into the protein MTERQRRTPRQARSESTIDAILDATFQLLEADGIDRLTTNRIAERAGVSIGTLYQYFAGKHDILAALAQRRAASVRDAIAETVIERPDIGSVRAIVRSLMKGVEGSPATGQVLFEALFQKGKDGMLAHHHQAFLAAIAGRARLEIALTNESAFVLTHAAVGLLRAAAAEPDLALDPAKLEDELVRLMEAYVAALAQGPR
- a CDS encoding autotransporter outer membrane beta-barrel domain-containing protein, whose product is MSRKLLASAALAPLLLSAGGAAAETQVTSSSRTTPIATSTAASGAADDVKITSDGAITLSASGPIATLDSDNTLTNAGALSSVGVSDSIGVLVLGGHAGTLLNSATISLTEDYTYTDDDSDGDYDGAFAKGSGRYGIRLTGTTPFVGTITNDSTGAITIEGNDSAGVSLEAPLTGSLVHSGSISVTGDRSYGIHTTGTISGGLTSNGSISVLGGGSVGLAVDGDVGGAVVIQGSVYSTGYRVTSRYSDPADEALLDADDLLQGGGGVKVTADVAGGVLLDAPPTDTNDDTSDDEDGDGVTDSSEGTASVTAYGSAPALRVGSDTRAVTLGAVGTGDDAYGLIIRGSVTAAGVHDGISATGVQLGGDTGLSTIVTGGVRLTGSISASAYEGDAVGLKLNAGATADTLWNTGSLAASVTGDTAVTAKALSIAAGAGMTSVTNAGTISATVAGEGGSSYAIIDDSGGLKTVTNTGRITAYVVATDDEYDTDDTDTDASNEVVYGTATAIDVSKNTTGVTIVQSGVNDGDDGDDGVADADADGDGVDDADEPLIRGRVLFGSGADSLSILNGGLIGDVSFGAGADRLTIDGTGYMIGALTDSDGLLDIRIGDGSLGLTNTETIKATSLTLGADSTLVFSIDPTAGTQTKLVVDTATIETGATLGLNFKSLLTAPTTYTVIQAGSLIAGTINQDLLGHTSYLYVANAYASGNDIDIDVRRRTASEASMSRSQTSAYDAVFAALSNNTDVAGAFLNQSTRDGFFNLYDQMLPSQGEGLFSALQTVQQQISAATANRPDLGDRYGPDSVWVQEINALVRREDGDTQGSDTQALGMVAGYEAMGDAGGALGVTLAAVSLEEHDTVAKAGEKTTASMLQAGLYWRRSVGGWRFNLGGGVGYSRFNGDRTFLSEDVDGNGAADVKLTNTAAWNGMVANAFAGLAYEARLGEVYLRPEARLDYVWLWEGERKEHGGGSGFDLTVASRQADNLSGDLGLVLGRQYGKDVWVRPELRVGYRQTLAGAMGDTIASFAGGTPFTLAASGDETGAVTLGFALRAGSNLSYLALEGGAEASRKQTKYTLRLSGRAMF
- a CDS encoding response regulator, which produces MDKRILILDGDPVARHDMTGLLSGYGLTALGAGSAHEMEQILRETQVNLVMLDMMLPDASGLSVCSRLLRLPAPPAIMVVSDSGEECDVVVGLEFGADDYVVKPYRPRELLARVRAVLRRHDDARHDESARATPAVYGFDGWRLNVATQDLFDPRDRPVPLSTAEFLVLWALVDKPNQVLTRDALRQGPPDAHARPAPQQVNVAISRLRSKLDRIDGGAGLIRTIRHLGYIFAARVERVEG
- a CDS encoding oxygenase MpaB family protein — its product is MSLSIDQVRAKVASQKTLLPALYGAVDFDAAPERFTLDASKAVVRDRAPLGVAVTQDDLDRIQAYTMLGDVVADAYAALIPQYGFRRLIDMLVAACEHGVEAVASAPPQLAAFIADMEARPDWIDMDLVREGARLELNVMAHLAPFAIRSAFVATFLNKYSALPMALTGTLTNASAARRVNETATFFTTTVLPGALERHGAGFKAAAMVRLMHSMVRFNALRSGRWDASVYGVPIPQVDQMPAGLIPIYLMAFKMLRQGRRRFTAQERAKVELARYRCFLLGLPRDLLADTPEGIVRTMTARDSTLRQGFDDQTCGALIRATLAAYLPPDRSLPNRLHDRVERRFAKAFFLRHFMRGDRAAAARMGVEVGLADRLVFTVVAVGVTMRMAAFDVALQVPGLRRAADAVLERRVRRLLVRYGHAEYVTDATRYRPAQAAA